Proteins encoded together in one Methanobacterium sp. window:
- a CDS encoding DUF434 domain-containing protein has product MNFNDPILNEAKKDFQYLLNRGFPRTGALEYVGNHYLLDQLGRNYLNRTVFSKEKMETRKSKLILLSDVKGKDVLLDGYNVLITVETIFQGADDLIVDCDDGVIRDVKAVFGKYKETETTTIALNSIISLLKLFKPKSVLFFYDSPVSLSGELARTTRKILESHQVHGDAQTSETVDSKLIGLSHKLKAVVATSDGIIIDKVDDVLDIPSYVARLNQNTIKSKIELNQK; this is encoded by the coding sequence ATGAATTTCAATGATCCTATTTTAAATGAAGCTAAAAAAGACTTTCAGTACCTTTTGAATCGTGGTTTTCCCAGAACTGGGGCCTTGGAATACGTGGGAAATCATTATCTTCTTGACCAGCTGGGAAGAAATTACTTAAATCGCACTGTTTTTTCAAAGGAAAAAATGGAAACCCGAAAAAGTAAATTGATTCTCTTATCCGATGTAAAGGGTAAAGATGTTCTCCTGGACGGTTACAATGTTCTCATAACTGTTGAAACCATCTTTCAGGGTGCAGATGACTTAATTGTAGACTGTGATGATGGTGTTATCCGGGATGTTAAGGCAGTTTTCGGTAAATATAAAGAAACTGAAACCACTACAATTGCACTTAATTCTATTATATCCTTACTGAAACTTTTCAAACCCAAAAGTGTGCTTTTTTTCTATGACAGTCCAGTGAGTTTAAGTGGGGAGCTGGCCAGAACCACCCGAAAAATTTTAGAATCTCACCAGGTACATGGTGATGCTCAAACCTCAGAAACTGTGGATTCGAAGCTAATTGGTTTATCCCACAAACTGAAAGCAGTAGTTGCCACCAGTGACGGGATAATAATTGATAAAGTAGATGATGTGCTGGATATACCGAGTTACGTGGCCCGGTTAAATCAGAATACTATTAAATCAAAAATAGAGTTAAATCAAAAATAA
- a CDS encoding trehalose-6-phosphate synthase, which yields MNSEFLQDKEIIVASNRGPVVFKKDDSTGKIELIRGAGGIVGSMIPFLEKTHGTWVSSAIGECDHHMDNEYNGKVPVPLENPEYYVQFIKTEEDVYNRFNGKFANPLLWFIHHSMWFSPYSPCADDELHQAWDSYQYVNSMFAEAISDDVSKSEKTPIVMLQDYHIYLTPKLIRKQHPDVIMSQFVHIPFPSPEIFQQLPNHMQTEILSSILTNNVLGFHIRRYMNNFLQTIKLILPDASVDDVSGDILYKGHVCHVRTYPISIDVETLIKHGQSPNVISKEAEVDEMIGDCKLIYRTDRADLSKNIIRGFQAYDMFLEKYPDWKGKVKFVATLMPSRQDIKIYREYTDNIKKIVREINEKYATPDWEPIKYICRGDYDLVVALLKRYDVLMVNPILDGMNIVAKEGSILNENNGVLVLSTGAGCYEELKDGAICINPYDLRQTAESIDMALLMDETSKVELLSKAKATIGRNDLSKWVTDQLNDMEMVILEKQKLKSKKGEEAIRMNKIRMN from the coding sequence ATGAACTCTGAATTTCTACAAGATAAAGAAATAATCGTCGCCTCTAATCGAGGACCCGTAGTATTTAAAAAAGACGATTCAACCGGGAAAATTGAATTAATAAGAGGTGCAGGGGGGATAGTGGGGTCAATGATACCTTTTTTAGAAAAAACACATGGTACATGGGTTTCTTCAGCAATTGGGGAATGTGACCATCATATGGACAATGAATACAACGGTAAAGTGCCAGTACCACTTGAAAACCCCGAGTATTATGTTCAATTCATCAAAACAGAAGAAGATGTTTACAACCGTTTCAATGGTAAATTCGCCAATCCTTTATTATGGTTTATTCATCATTCTATGTGGTTTTCACCATATTCTCCCTGTGCAGATGATGAATTGCACCAGGCATGGGATTCATACCAGTATGTGAACTCTATGTTTGCAGAAGCCATAAGTGATGATGTATCCAAATCAGAAAAAACCCCTATAGTTATGTTACAGGATTATCACATATATTTAACCCCTAAATTGATAAGAAAGCAGCATCCTGATGTTATTATGAGTCAATTCGTTCATATACCTTTTCCATCACCCGAAATATTCCAGCAGCTACCCAATCACATGCAAACCGAGATATTAAGTAGTATTCTTACAAACAACGTCCTAGGATTCCATATCCGGCGTTATATGAACAATTTCTTGCAAACAATTAAATTAATCTTACCAGATGCTTCTGTGGATGATGTATCAGGGGATATCTTATATAAAGGCCATGTCTGCCATGTAAGGACTTATCCCATCAGTATTGATGTAGAAACACTCATAAAACATGGACAAAGTCCAAATGTAATTAGTAAGGAAGCAGAAGTTGATGAAATGATTGGGGACTGCAAGTTAATCTACCGGACAGATAGAGCAGACCTATCCAAGAATATTATCAGAGGATTTCAGGCTTATGACATGTTTCTTGAGAAATATCCGGATTGGAAAGGGAAGGTTAAGTTTGTGGCAACCTTAATGCCATCTAGACAGGATATAAAGATCTACAGGGAATACACCGATAATATAAAGAAGATTGTTCGCGAGATCAACGAAAAATACGCCACTCCAGATTGGGAGCCAATAAAATACATTTGCAGGGGTGATTACGACCTGGTAGTTGCTCTTTTGAAAAGATATGATGTTTTAATGGTTAATCCCATATTGGATGGGATGAATATTGTGGCTAAAGAAGGAAGTATCCTTAACGAAAATAATGGTGTTTTAGTGCTTTCCACTGGGGCAGGATGTTATGAAGAATTAAAAGATGGCGCTATTTGTATAAATCCTTATGATCTTCGACAAACTGCTGAATCAATTGATATGGCTTTGTTGATGGATGAAACATCCAAAGTCGAACTTTTAAGTAAGGCAAAGGCCACCATTGGAAGGAATGATCTCAGTAAATGGGTAACTGATCAATTAAATGACATGGAGATGGTTATCTTGGAAAAACAGAAACTTAAATCGAAAAAGGGTGAAGAAGCTATTCGGATGAATAAAATTCGGATGAATTAA
- a CDS encoding TIGR00153 family protein, protein MRKFFGKESMVEEHSRQHVELVYQCVQKLKEIMPPFYRGEFEILDAKVVEMSILETKADEVRRIMEIEFFKGAFLPFDREDRIILAELVDNVADMTQEAAYGISLSRITFPPHYKEDFDELVDEVINSTAVLKDCIELLDVDLEKALQKAHEVEELEINVDMIERRIIKKLYQSYRDDEFGILRLIELKTMVTRLGNIVDRAEDASDRVPIIAAKRKG, encoded by the coding sequence ATGCGGAAATTCTTTGGCAAAGAATCCATGGTGGAGGAACATTCCCGCCAGCATGTGGAACTGGTTTACCAGTGCGTCCAGAAGCTCAAAGAAATCATGCCCCCATTCTACAGGGGAGAGTTTGAGATACTGGATGCTAAAGTAGTTGAAATGTCAATCCTGGAAACCAAAGCCGATGAAGTCCGCCGGATTATGGAAATTGAATTTTTTAAGGGAGCTTTCCTTCCCTTTGACCGGGAAGACAGAATAATTCTGGCAGAACTGGTGGATAACGTGGCTGATATGACCCAGGAAGCTGCCTATGGAATCAGCCTCAGCAGGATCACCTTCCCCCCCCATTATAAGGAAGATTTTGATGAACTGGTGGATGAAGTTATAAATTCGACTGCTGTTTTAAAAGATTGTATTGAACTTCTGGATGTGGATCTGGAAAAGGCCCTCCAGAAAGCCCATGAAGTTGAAGAACTGGAAATTAATGTGGACATGATTGAAAGACGTATAATTAAAAAACTCTATCAATCCTACCGTGATGATGAATTTGGAATTTTAAGATTAATAGAACTTAAAACAATGGTTACCCGTTTAGGGAATATTGTGGATCGGGCGGAGGATGCCTCAGACCGGGTGCCTATAATCGCTGCCAAGAGAAAAGGTTGA
- the radB gene encoding DNA repair and recombination protein RadB, which translates to MSEILSNMKEKGKIPTSSPIDSLIGGGVEKGALTQFYGPPGSGKTNIALNLIIQNAKNGNNGIFVDTEGGLSIERVKQLAGPDFNELASNIIVFEPSTFTEQDLTLRRIEKMVESGEKVELVILDSAVALYRVRDGDSSQINLELGRQMGLLTRLARKHDIAVVITNQVYASFEGEGMVEPVGGTILKYRSKIMVELERGDVSGERYAILKRHRSRAEGLRTRFRIVDSGLR; encoded by the coding sequence ATGTCAGAAATTCTATCTAACATGAAAGAAAAGGGTAAAATACCCACATCATCCCCCATTGACTCCCTGATAGGTGGGGGGGTTGAAAAAGGAGCCTTGACACAATTTTACGGCCCTCCAGGGTCTGGTAAGACCAACATAGCACTGAACCTCATTATTCAAAACGCGAAAAACGGAAATAATGGTATTTTTGTAGATACCGAGGGTGGTCTGTCCATTGAGAGGGTTAAACAATTAGCAGGCCCCGATTTCAATGAACTGGCATCTAACATAATCGTATTTGAGCCTTCAACCTTCACAGAACAGGATTTAACCCTTCGCAGAATTGAGAAGATGGTGGAATCTGGTGAAAAGGTGGAACTGGTTATCCTCGATTCTGCAGTGGCCCTTTACCGGGTTCGTGACGGTGATTCATCTCAGATCAACCTGGAACTAGGAAGGCAAATGGGTCTACTCACACGGCTGGCCCGTAAACATGATATTGCTGTGGTGATCACCAACCAAGTATACGCCAGTTTTGAGGGTGAGGGAATGGTTGAACCAGTGGGGGGCACTATTCTAAAATACAGAAGCAAGATCATGGTTGAACTGGAGCGGGGAGATGTTAGTGGGGAAAGATACGCCATCTTGAAAAGGCATCGCAGCCGAGCGGAAGGACTGCGCACTCGGTTCCGTATCGTGGATAGTGGTCTCAGATAG
- a CDS encoding isocitrate/isopropylmalate dehydrogenase family protein: protein MYTITVIPGDGIGPEVMEATLNILRASDLEFDFQEARAGYVCFQDTGTTLPDETIEMAKNSDATLFGAVTSVPDQKTAGSILALRKALGLYANLRPIKSYPGVEAVYNDLDILIIRENSEGLYSEIEEYTEEGATALRVITRKASDRISRVAFEEALKRGKTRVTAVHKANVLRKTDGVFREAFWKVAKEYKDIDASKGIETDEFYVDAAAMFLVTDPHRFQVLVTTNLFGDILSDEGAGLVGGLGMAPSANIGDNNGLFEPVHGSAPDIAGTSVANPAAMILSACLMLQFLGEHQEAFKLEQALINVLKQGTFLTPDLGGASTTMEMAQAVRKIFEES from the coding sequence ATGTACACGATAACAGTAATACCGGGTGATGGTATAGGCCCGGAAGTTATGGAAGCTACTCTAAATATTCTCAGAGCTTCTGATTTAGAATTTGATTTCCAGGAAGCCAGGGCAGGTTACGTCTGTTTTCAGGATACAGGAACGACTTTACCTGATGAAACCATAGAAATGGCGAAAAATAGCGATGCAACCCTTTTTGGTGCAGTTACATCTGTCCCGGATCAGAAAACTGCTGGTTCTATATTAGCCCTCAGAAAAGCATTGGGTTTATACGCCAACTTAAGGCCAATTAAATCCTATCCTGGAGTAGAAGCAGTTTACAATGATCTGGATATCTTAATAATTAGGGAGAACAGTGAAGGTCTTTACTCTGAAATTGAAGAATACACAGAAGAAGGAGCCACTGCTCTGCGGGTTATCACCCGGAAGGCATCAGACCGTATCTCACGGGTAGCATTTGAAGAAGCTCTGAAAAGGGGTAAAACCCGAGTAACTGCAGTGCATAAAGCTAATGTACTTAGAAAAACTGATGGGGTATTCAGAGAAGCCTTCTGGAAGGTTGCAAAGGAATATAAGGATATTGATGCCAGCAAGGGTATTGAGACTGATGAATTTTACGTGGATGCTGCTGCCATGTTCTTGGTCACCGATCCACACAGATTCCAGGTACTGGTAACCACCAACCTTTTCGGAGATATACTATCAGACGAGGGTGCTGGGTTGGTAGGGGGTCTGGGAATGGCACCATCTGCTAATATAGGGGATAATAATGGATTATTTGAGCCAGTACATGGTTCTGCCCCGGATATTGCTGGCACAAGTGTGGCCAACCCTGCTGCCATGATCTTATCAGCCTGTCTTATGCTCCAGTTTCTGGGAGAGCACCAGGAAGCATTTAAACTGGAACAAGCATTGATAAATGTCTTAAAACAGGGAACATTTCTCACACCTGACCTGGGGGGCGCGTCCACCACCATGGAAATGGCCCAAGCAGTTCGTAAAATTTTTGAAGAAAGTTAA
- the pgsA gene encoding archaetidylinositol phosphate synthase produces the protein MLNQVRPHFQRFIDPLASKIGLHPNILTIIGLLVSLCAAYAFSQQNLLLGGLLILLSGFFDVIDGAVARNNNTKSKFGGFLDSTSDRFADAFIIIGIIYGGYVDWFLGILALLASLSVSYVRARAEVEGIRCDVGIAERAERLFIILGGAFIGYFTNPQFVMSLAILLVVILGYVTVLQRIYHSWKELKDL, from the coding sequence ATGCTTAATCAAGTTCGACCTCACTTTCAAAGATTCATCGACCCCCTAGCCAGTAAAATCGGATTACATCCTAATATCCTCACCATCATTGGATTACTGGTTAGTCTTTGCGCTGCTTACGCATTTTCCCAGCAAAACTTACTGTTAGGAGGACTCCTCATTCTCTTAAGCGGCTTTTTTGATGTGATTGACGGGGCTGTGGCTCGGAACAACAACACCAAGAGCAAATTCGGAGGATTTCTGGACTCAACCTCTGACCGCTTCGCAGATGCCTTCATAATCATCGGGATCATCTACGGGGGATACGTGGACTGGTTCTTGGGTATTTTGGCATTACTAGCCTCTTTGAGTGTGAGTTATGTGAGGGCCCGGGCAGAGGTGGAAGGAATTAGATGTGATGTGGGAATAGCAGAGCGAGCAGAACGCCTGTTCATAATACTGGGCGGTGCATTCATAGGGTACTTCACCAATCCCCAGTTTGTCATGTCACTGGCCATTCTCCTGGTAGTTATCCTGGGATATGTAACAGTCCTGCAACGTATTTATCACTCCTGGAAGGAGCTTAAAGATCTTTAA
- a CDS encoding DUF357 domain-containing protein — protein MDAIERIEKDLELFAKNIKEIESIKVHGEEAKIVEMARNYRDDTRYYLEQKDYLTSFGCITYAHGLLDAVRLLHNLIIDE, from the coding sequence ATGGATGCAATAGAGAGAATTGAAAAGGATTTGGAGCTTTTTGCAAAAAATATAAAAGAAATAGAATCTATAAAAGTTCATGGTGAAGAAGCAAAAATAGTGGAAATGGCCAGAAACTATCGGGACGACACCAGATACTACCTCGAACAGAAGGATTATCTCACCTCTTTTGGATGCATAACATATGCACACGGGCTTCTGGATGCAGTACGGCTGTTACATAATCTTATAATTGATGAATAA
- a CDS encoding pyridoxal phosphate-dependent aminotransferase — MISPKKYAKAAKVLPKGFKSANEFFNYVYNDPDMIWMGQNTNHLHDKDGIMEAMIASIQDNDYCKYPPPEGFPRLKELIMNDLGLGSEYDILVTAGATESLYLCANDILEPENNTITCDPGYLIIDNFASRFGDHVKSVPIYNEECGYKLTPQLVRDNMDKNTKLVSLVDPLNPLGSSYTREERKEFKDIAEDHDIYLLHDITYRDFAHDHQLMAEVCPEHTVTVYSFSKIYGMAGLRIGSLIGVPEIINSIRSIVVNDLGTNLVAQNGAMAAIESKPKWIDRVKGTTRQNQDIIKQAVDQVDGAFIAVYPSDGNMMAIDMIDTGVTPREMADYLIERKIFAREGSYTSKQFGHRYLRVSFSIPTTQVEYFAECFLEGMGALKGSK, encoded by the coding sequence ATGATTTCACCCAAAAAGTACGCTAAAGCCGCAAAAGTACTGCCAAAAGGCTTTAAATCAGCTAATGAATTTTTTAACTATGTTTACAATGATCCGGACATGATCTGGATGGGTCAAAACACCAATCACCTTCATGACAAGGATGGAATCATGGAGGCCATGATAGCCAGTATACAGGATAATGATTACTGTAAATACCCTCCACCAGAAGGATTTCCACGTCTTAAGGAACTCATCATGAATGACCTGGGACTGGGTAGTGAATATGACATTCTGGTAACTGCCGGAGCAACAGAATCACTGTATTTATGTGCCAATGACATCCTGGAACCGGAAAACAACACCATCACCTGCGACCCTGGATATCTAATCATCGATAACTTCGCCAGCCGTTTCGGGGACCATGTTAAATCAGTGCCCATTTACAATGAAGAGTGCGGTTACAAGCTAACCCCTCAGCTGGTTAGGGATAATATGGATAAGAATACTAAGTTGGTATCCCTGGTTGATCCACTTAATCCACTGGGATCATCCTACACCAGAGAGGAGCGCAAGGAGTTCAAGGATATTGCCGAGGATCATGATATCTACCTCTTACATGACATCACCTACCGTGATTTCGCCCATGATCATCAACTTATGGCAGAGGTCTGCCCGGAGCACACCGTAACTGTGTACAGTTTCTCCAAGATCTATGGAATGGCCGGTCTCAGAATAGGTTCCCTAATTGGAGTACCGGAGATAATTAACTCCATACGCTCTATTGTTGTTAATGACCTTGGAACCAACCTGGTAGCTCAGAACGGGGCAATGGCAGCCATTGAATCCAAACCAAAATGGATCGACAGGGTTAAAGGAACCACCCGCCAGAACCAGGACATAATCAAACAGGCAGTTGACCAGGTTGACGGAGCTTTCATAGCAGTCTACCCCTCAGATGGGAACATGATGGCCATTGACATGATTGACACCGGAGTCACTCCCCGGGAGATGGCAGACTACCTTATAGAACGTAAGATATTTGCCCGGGAAGGATCCTACACCAGCAAACAATTTGGACACCGCTACCTACGGGTGAGTTTTTCCATACCCACCACCCAGGTGGAGTACTTTGCTGAATGCTTCCTGGAAGGGATGGGAGCGTTAAAAGGTTCTAAATAA
- the fbp gene encoding fructose-1,6-bisphosphate aldolase/phosphatase, with the protein MKTTISVIKADVGSIAGHGLVHPAILKKCEEILGKAKEEELLIDYYVTNCGDDTELIMTHTQGEENEEIHQMAWNTFLEGTAIAKELKLYGAGQDLLSDTFSGNIKGMGPGVAEMEFKERPSDPVVVFCCDKTEPGAFNLPIYKMFADPFSTAGLVIDPSMHNGFEFEVYDVMEHKKVKLTCPDEMYDLLALLGTISRYVIKRVRRRDDKEIAASISTERLNLMAGKYVGKDDPVAIVRSQSGFPAAGEIVEPFAFPHLVGGWMRGSHNGPLMPVAQKNAYPVRFDGPPRVMALGFQIADGRLVGPADMFDDPAYDRSRALASEIAEYMRRHGPFEPHRLPADEMEYTTLPGVMEKLSGRFEDIE; encoded by the coding sequence ATGAAAACCACCATTAGTGTGATAAAAGCAGACGTTGGTAGTATAGCAGGACACGGATTAGTTCACCCCGCAATATTAAAAAAATGTGAAGAGATATTAGGAAAAGCCAAGGAAGAAGAGCTTCTCATTGATTATTATGTGACCAATTGTGGTGACGATACAGAACTGATAATGACCCACACCCAGGGTGAAGAAAACGAAGAAATCCATCAAATGGCATGGAATACATTTTTAGAAGGAACCGCCATTGCTAAAGAACTAAAACTTTACGGTGCAGGTCAGGACCTTTTATCCGACACATTCTCAGGAAACATCAAAGGAATGGGTCCTGGAGTTGCCGAAATGGAATTTAAAGAAAGGCCCAGTGACCCTGTGGTTGTTTTCTGTTGTGATAAGACAGAACCCGGGGCATTTAACCTGCCTATTTATAAAATGTTCGCAGACCCATTCAGCACTGCAGGTCTTGTAATTGACCCATCCATGCACAACGGATTTGAATTTGAAGTCTATGATGTCATGGAACACAAAAAAGTAAAGCTGACCTGTCCTGATGAAATGTACGATTTACTGGCCCTCCTGGGCACCATCAGCAGATACGTCATAAAACGTGTCCGAAGAAGGGACGACAAAGAAATCGCTGCATCCATCAGTACAGAACGATTAAACCTCATGGCAGGTAAATACGTTGGTAAAGACGACCCAGTAGCCATTGTAAGATCACAGTCCGGATTCCCAGCAGCCGGGGAAATTGTGGAACCATTTGCATTCCCACACCTGGTGGGTGGATGGATGAGAGGTTCACACAACGGACCATTAATGCCTGTAGCACAGAAAAACGCATACCCGGTAAGATTTGACGGACCACCAAGGGTTATGGCCTTAGGATTCCAGATAGCTGATGGTAGATTAGTAGGACCAGCAGACATGTTTGACGACCCTGCCTACGACCGATCCAGAGCACTGGCATCAGAAATCGCCGAGTACATGAGAAGACATGGCCCATTCGAACCACACAGATTACCAGCTGATGAGATGGAGTACACCACCTTACCTGGTGTCATGGAAAAACTCAGTGGAAGATTTGAGGATATTGAATAA
- a CDS encoding L-threonylcarbamoyladenylate synthase, with translation MKIVKIHAESPEKEKIEIVLEILRQGGTVVYPTDTVYGLGANIFKEKAVLNVYLMKERILDKPVSVCLSQIGDIEKIAHMDPSVEDIVSKILPGPYTLILERKKTVPSQITAGTDKIGVRIPDNTICRELSREFPITTTSANISGRPSPKTAKEAHKELDDYPDIIIDSGPCKGGISSTVVDFTFTPPRILREGAGMGRLLRFVE, from the coding sequence ATGAAGATCGTTAAAATTCATGCAGAAAGTCCAGAGAAGGAAAAAATCGAAATCGTTCTTGAAATATTAAGGCAAGGGGGAACAGTTGTTTACCCCACTGACACCGTTTATGGATTGGGGGCTAATATTTTTAAGGAAAAAGCCGTTTTGAATGTTTATCTGATGAAGGAAAGGATCCTTGATAAACCGGTGTCGGTGTGTCTGTCGCAAATTGGGGACATAGAAAAAATAGCCCACATGGATCCATCTGTAGAAGATATTGTAAGTAAAATACTTCCCGGGCCATATACTCTCATTTTGGAGAGGAAAAAAACAGTTCCTTCCCAGATTACTGCGGGGACCGATAAAATTGGAGTTAGAATTCCTGATAACACTATTTGCAGGGAGCTTTCACGGGAGTTTCCCATCACCACCACCAGTGCCAACATATCTGGCCGTCCATCCCCTAAAACTGCCAAGGAAGCACACAAAGAGTTGGATGATTATCCTGATATCATCATTGATTCTGGACCTTGCAAGGGTGGAATTTCTTCCACTGTGGTGGATTTCACATTCACCCCGCCACGTATACTAAGGGAAGGGGCGGGGATGGGGAGATTACTCAGGTTCGTGGAATAG
- a CDS encoding GHMP kinase has protein sequence MFSTIQLHDWLLEAQKQKALPKVIAYNRIDGPGSSLDLNEFQQTFWKLPDMPDKDDLTRKWSQNLPRTIGITIDTGTQIEAHPFDPDLIGVRSVDYDTEVTAHPGEVVPVSENWLLKIIEIFNLKGVMFILENLRKGIHSSGLGGSSTATIGVCILANELAGRPFTNIQLISLAARIEQGLGLSITGTQEQSNVLFGGVTDYVWFPWGRPGHPGTGYGESLRYELIPQADYGLLEERMAIFHTGHHRQSADVNTTWMNALLNKTGYNLHSQKMKIAYAYREALRLKKWDIILESIEKYREIRIKLCEGYMESSWDLLERAKRFDSTVFPLGAGGGGGVLLFSPNPESLENLRGDLKGVYREIPFKIRSKGHEISNVKL, from the coding sequence GTGTTTAGCACGATTCAACTTCACGATTGGTTACTGGAAGCCCAGAAACAGAAGGCATTACCGAAAGTTATTGCCTATAACCGGATTGATGGTCCTGGATCCAGTTTGGATTTAAACGAATTCCAGCAGACCTTCTGGAAATTACCTGATATGCCTGATAAGGATGATCTTACCAGAAAATGGTCCCAAAATCTTCCCAGAACCATAGGCATAACCATAGACACCGGAACCCAGATTGAGGCTCATCCATTTGACCCGGACCTTATAGGTGTAAGATCTGTTGATTATGATACAGAAGTCACAGCACATCCTGGTGAAGTGGTCCCAGTTAGTGAGAACTGGTTACTTAAAATAATTGAAATATTCAACCTTAAAGGGGTAATGTTTATTTTAGAGAATTTAAGGAAAGGAATACACTCCTCAGGGCTTGGAGGATCATCAACCGCCACAATCGGGGTGTGCATACTTGCCAATGAATTAGCAGGACGACCATTCACCAACATACAATTGATTTCATTGGCTGCTCGTATTGAACAGGGTTTGGGGTTAAGTATCACTGGAACTCAGGAGCAATCAAATGTTCTTTTTGGGGGAGTAACTGATTATGTGTGGTTCCCATGGGGAAGACCCGGACATCCGGGTACCGGTTATGGTGAATCTTTAAGATATGAACTCATACCACAAGCTGATTACGGGCTTCTAGAAGAGAGAATGGCTATTTTCCATACTGGACACCATCGCCAAAGCGCAGATGTTAATACTACCTGGATGAATGCTCTTTTAAATAAAACTGGATATAACTTACACTCTCAGAAAATGAAGATAGCTTATGCCTATCGTGAGGCATTAAGGCTGAAAAAGTGGGATATTATATTGGAATCCATTGAAAAATACCGTGAAATACGGATAAAACTATGTGAAGGTTACATGGAAAGTTCCTGGGATTTACTGGAACGTGCAAAAAGATTTGACAGTACAGTTTTCCCTTTGGGGGCTGGTGGAGGGGGTGGGGTCCTTTTATTTTCCCCAAACCCTGAATCCTTAGAAAACTTACGTGGTGATCTTAAAGGTGTTTACCGGGAAATTCCCTTTAAAATACGTTCTAAGGGGCATGAAATTAGTAATGTCAAACTATAA
- a CDS encoding HEAT repeat domain-containing protein has protein sequence MEVEKNVKRLIETLKDDDEFVQVQTTEMLEEVGEPAVTQLIDALDDEDKNVRKGAAKVLGLIGDVRAIDPLIETMKDDNKWVRRAASGALSNMGQSAVDPLIKTLKDDDWRVRGGAAWALSSIKSPESLDPLIEVMNDDSGFVRAGAVMALGNIGGEKAEKALEEALKDKSGYVRRVAQGFLNKD, from the coding sequence ATGGAAGTTGAAAAAAACGTCAAAAGACTGATTGAAACTTTAAAAGATGATGATGAATTTGTGCAAGTCCAGACTACCGAAATGCTGGAAGAAGTTGGAGAACCAGCAGTGACCCAGCTCATTGATGCCCTGGATGACGAGGATAAAAATGTCCGTAAGGGAGCAGCCAAGGTACTGGGCCTAATTGGTGACGTGAGAGCCATTGATCCTCTTATTGAAACTATGAAGGATGATAATAAGTGGGTGCGCAGAGCTGCCTCCGGAGCCCTGAGTAACATGGGCCAATCCGCTGTAGATCCATTAATCAAGACTTTAAAGGATGATGACTGGAGAGTTAGAGGCGGGGCTGCATGGGCTTTGAGCAGTATAAAGTCCCCTGAATCATTAGATCCATTAATTGAGGTTATGAATGATGATAGTGGATTTGTAAGGGCCGGTGCAGTAATGGCACTTGGAAACATCGGTGGGGAAAAGGCGGAAAAAGCACTTGAAGAGGCACTCAAGGATAAAAGTGGTTATGTTCGCCGAGTTGCTCAGGGTTTCCTGAATAAAGACTAA